The nucleotide window GACATGCACGACACCTACCTCGGCGAGCGCGAGCGGGCGGCGATGTACCAGTACGTCCGCGGGCACGGCGCCGAACTCACGACGGGGATGAACGAGACCGACGACTTCGAGGGGTGGCTGGAGTCGGTGAAGACCGCGAGAATCCTCGCGGAGTGGGTCGAGGGGGCCACGACCGAGGAACTCGTCGCAGGCTACCGGATCGGGCCGGGCGACCTCGAGTCGCGGGTCGAGCGGGCCGAGTGGCTCCTCGGTGCCGCCGAGGCGATGGCCGCGGTCATCGGCGTCGAACTCCCGGTGCTGGGGTCGACACGGGAGAAACTCGCGCCGGCGGCGGCGGAACAGCGCTAGCCGTCGTCGCGGACCCGCGGGTCGAGCACGGCGTGGAGCACGTCCTGGACCCACGAACCGGCGACGCCGACGAGGACGACGACGAACGTCGTGCCGAGGACAAGCGGCACGTCGCGCGCCCGGATGGCGCCGTAGCTCAGCGCGCCGATCCCGGGGATGCCGATCGCGTACTCGACGACGTAGACGGTGACGACGAGCGCGGCGAGCAGGTCGCCGTACAGCAGCGTGAGCAGAGGGACGGCGGCGGGACGGAGCAGGTGCCGCGCAGTCGCCAGGGGGCCGGCACCGGTCGCCGCGACGAACGAGACGTAGTCCTCGTTCCGGCGGGCGAGCGCGTTCGACCGCGTGTGCCGGTGTGCGGCCGCGAGCGTCCCGGTCGCCGTCACGGCGGCCGGGAGGGCCATCCGGAGCCAGTACTGCGCCGGCCACGGTCCCGACTGCCAGCCGGTGGCGTCCCAGCCGAACGCGGTACCGACGAGGGCGAGCAGGACGACCGCGAGGTAGAAGTTCGGGACGCCCGCGAGCAGGTACGTCGTCGTCGACACGGCGCGGCCGATTCGTCGACCGCCGGCGAGCGCCGAGGCCGCGCCGCTCGCGACGCCCAGCGTCGCGCCGACCAGGAACCCGGGGATCAGGTACGCGAGCGTGTACGGCGCGGCGCGGCCGATGGCGTCGGTGACGCTCCCGGGAACGCTGCTCGCCTCGCCCCAGTTCAGCGTGGTGATGGCGACGAGCCAGCGGACGTACCGCTGGTGGAGCGGTTCGTCGAGGTTGTTCGCCGCCCGGTACGCCTCCACCTGCGACTCGATGTAGGCCGCGCGCTCGGACTCGTTCCCCGTCGCCTCCATGGCCGCCGCCTGTCGCACCGACGCCGTGTTCGGATCGCCGGGTATCGCGACCAGCAGGAACGACAGCGAACAGACGAGGTAGACGGTGAGGACGGCGAAGGCGGTCCGACGCAGGACCCGGCGACGGAGCGACACGACCTCCGACAGTACTCCCTCCCTCAAAAACGATGCTGAAGTGACCAGTTCAGTATCGGATACCGTTATATGCCAAGCGGGTTACGAATCCTCGATGCGCGAGGAGGAAGCCGTCCGTCGCCGCGACACCGCCCTCACGCTCGCGGCCGCGGTCGTCGTCGCGGCGGCGATGACGGTCGACCTCCTCGGCGGCGGCGTCCCCGGCGAGCAGTCGCCGACGGACTGGCTGTTCCTGCTCTCCGCGGTCGCGGGCGTCCGTGTCGTCGTGCTACCGCTCGCTCGCGACCCGACGCGGCGGGAGCGGTACCGCGCGGCGTTCGCCGGCCGCACCGGTGCCACGCTGGCCGGCGCCTACCTCGGCCTCTTCGCGGTCGTCGGCGTGCTCGGACCGGTCGTCGTCCCGGAGCCGCTCGGCGACCCCGCGCACGCCTACCTGCCGCCGGTCGGGTTCACGGTCGACGCGTTCGTCGCCGCCGAGTGTCTCGGCCCGGTCGTCGAGAACCGATGTCACGGGACGCTCGCCCACCCCCTCGGAACCGACCCGTTCGGCCGCGACGTGCTGCT belongs to Halorarum halophilum and includes:
- a CDS encoding ABC transporter permease encodes the protein MSLRRRVLRRTAFAVLTVYLVCSLSFLLVAIPGDPNTASVRQAAAMEATGNESERAAYIESQVEAYRAANNLDEPLHQRYVRWLVAITTLNWGEASSVPGSVTDAIGRAAPYTLAYLIPGFLVGATLGVASGAASALAGGRRIGRAVSTTTYLLAGVPNFYLAVVLLALVGTAFGWDATGWQSGPWPAQYWLRMALPAAVTATGTLAAAHRHTRSNALARRNEDYVSFVAATGAGPLATARHLLRPAAVPLLTLLYGDLLAALVVTVYVVEYAIGIPGIGALSYGAIRARDVPLVLGTTFVVVLVGVAGSWVQDVLHAVLDPRVRDDG